The Vibrio tubiashii ATCC 19109 genome has a segment encoding these proteins:
- a CDS encoding flagellin → MAVNVNTNVSAMTAQRYLNSATTAQQTSMERLSSGFKINSAKDDAAGLQISNRLNVQSRGLDVAVRNANDGISMAQTAEGAMNETTNILQRMRDLSLQSANGSNSKSERVAIQEEVTALNDELNRIAETTSFGGNKLLNGTFATKSFQIGADNGEAVMLTMNNMRSDNTMMGGNTYVAANGQDKDWGVTAGSNDLTIALTDKFGQAQNVTINAKEGDDIEELATYINGQTDLVTASVDEDGKLQLFTDNNRVEGVATFGGALAGELSIGAAQAVTVDTMDVTTVGGSQQAVAIVDSALKFVDSHRAELGAFQNRFNHAINNLDNINENVNASKSRIKDTDFAKETTALTKSQILSQASSSVLAQAKQAPNSALGLLG, encoded by the coding sequence ATGGCGGTTAATGTAAATACAAACGTTTCGGCAATGACAGCACAACGTTATTTAAACAGTGCGACTACTGCCCAACAAACGTCGATGGAAAGACTTTCATCTGGCTTTAAGATTAACAGCGCAAAAGACGATGCGGCAGGTCTTCAGATCTCTAACCGTTTGAATGTGCAAAGCCGTGGCTTAGATGTCGCAGTACGTAACGCGAATGATGGTATTTCGATGGCACAAACCGCTGAAGGTGCGATGAACGAAACGACTAACATTCTGCAACGTATGCGTGACTTGTCACTTCAATCTGCTAACGGTTCTAACTCTAAGTCTGAGCGTGTTGCTATCCAAGAGGAAGTAACGGCTCTAAACGATGAGCTAAATCGTATTGCTGAAACCACTTCATTTGGTGGTAACAAGCTACTGAACGGTACATTTGCTACCAAATCATTCCAGATTGGTGCGGATAATGGTGAGGCAGTAATGCTAACCATGAACAACATGCGTAGTGATAACACTATGATGGGTGGTAACACCTACGTAGCGGCTAATGGTCAAGATAAAGATTGGGGGGTGACGGCCGGTTCAAATGATCTAACGATTGCACTTACTGACAAGTTCGGCCAAGCTCAAAACGTTACCATTAATGCCAAAGAAGGTGATGATATCGAAGAGCTAGCCACTTACATCAACGGTCAAACAGACCTAGTTACAGCATCTGTTGACGAAGATGGTAAGCTACAGTTGTTCACGGATAACAACCGAGTTGAAGGTGTTGCGACTTTTGGTGGCGCACTTGCTGGTGAGCTAAGTATTGGTGCAGCGCAAGCAGTTACAGTCGACACGATGGATGTGACAACTGTTGGTGGTTCGCAACAAGCCGTCGCGATTGTCGACTCAGCACTTAAGTTTGTTGATAGCCACCGTGCTGAGCTTGGTGCATTCCAAAACCGTTTCAACCATGCGATTAACAACTTAGACAACATCAACGAAAACGTGAACGCGTCTAAGAGCCGTATCAAGGATACAGACTTTGCGAAAGAGACAACGGCACTTACTAAGTCTCAGATCCTATCGCAAGCATCAAGTTCTGTTCTTGCACAAGCAAAGCAAGCGCCCAACTCAGCGTTGGGGCTTTTAGGCTAA